The Spirochaetota bacterium genome segment AAGAATGTGCGTGTAAATGCCGCCAATGCCAGCCATAAGAACAGGTCCAAACACTGGATCATTGGTAATTCCTGCAATTATCTCAATAGTGCCGTTTACCTGTTCTTCTATTAAAATTTCTTCTATTGTAAAGCCATATCGCTTCCCATTTGCAATTAAGGTATGATATGCATCGATAAGCTCATGAGTATTATTAATATTTGTAATAACGCCACCAATCTCGGTTTTATGCAAAAGTTCTCTAGAAGCTATCTTGGCCACAACTGGAAACGATAGTTGTAAAAAATCATCCTTAATTTCTTCTACTGTTTTTACAATAATTCCTCTTGGAACTGGTATTCCGTATTGTAAGAGTATACTTTTTGACTCAACCTCGGATATTATAAGATTGAGCGATTTAATCCTGTCGTTGAATACATCAGTAAAATCAAATGACGGTTTCATGCGCTGCCTCTGGCTTTCTTTGCTTCTTCAATACTTTTGCGGATGTACTCTGTGGAAATTGCAGGAATAAAAATGCATGCTATGTGCAACGGTTCATTGCTTGTATTAAGAGTTTTATGCATAGAGCCTGGCGGCGCATAGAGTGCAGTGAGAGGTTTTATCTCAAATTCAGAGTTTTCACACCATGCTCTGCCGGATCCAGATAAAAAAATCAT includes the following:
- a CDS encoding cupin domain-containing protein translates to MFINFSSIKGFKVNKPFERELKPLLSSDTHPEIKDFTFILSTLAPNGGCTDFHSHPESAELMIFLSGSGRAWCENSEFEIKPLTALYAPPGSMHKTLNTSNEPLHIACIFIPAISTEYIRKSIEEAKKARGSA